The sequence GCCTACACCGCCTACGAGCGGTTCACCGCCGCAGGACCCTTGGCCTTGCTGCCCCTGGAGCGGCACCGGAGCGCGGTGGTCTGGACCCTTCCCCACGGCGAGGCGGCCGAACGCCTCCATCAAACGGAGGCGGAGTTCATCGCCCAGCTGCAGGAAGTCTTCGGCTATTGGCTTGGCCGGCTCGAGCTGGCGGCGCCACGGCAGGGATTCCCGCTGAAACTGATCCGCGCCGAAAAAATGGTCGACCGCCGGGTGGTCTTGATCGGCAATGCCCTGCACCAGCTCCACCCCGTGGCCGGGCAGGGCTTTAACCTGGGGCTTCGGGATGCGGCGCTGCTCGCGGAACGGCTGTTCACCCAGGCCGCGTTCGGCGACGATATCGGCGACCCGCTGTTCTTGGCCCGCTACGCCCAAACCCGGCAGCGCGACCTCGCCCGGGTGATTCGCTTCACCGACGGCTTGGTGCGGGTATTTTCCAACGCTGCCCCGCCGCTGGTTTTGGCCCGTAATCTGGCGCTGTTCGCCCTGGACCGCCTGCCGCCAGCCAAACGGCTGCTGAGCCGCTACGCCATGGGCTATGGCGCTGGGCTCTAGCCGCCTCGGTCACTGGAACTTGGGAAACTCCGACTCGAGCAGCCAGCGTCCGGTCTCGTCCTCATAGCGCCAACGCTGCTCGTCGATCAGGGTCCGCACCACTACCCCATCCCCCTTGACGTAGCGAATCTCCACCGTCTGCAGCACGGTGGTGTCGTCGTCCAGAAGGTCCCGGGACACGGGCTGATAGCCGGTCACCTTGATCTCCTTTAGGAGTTGCCAGTCCACGGCTGGGGGGTGGGCATAGAAGGCCAGCGCGCGCCGGAACTCGCTCCAGCGCATGAGGCCGCCATAGCGGCCGATCTGTTCCTCCATCTTCATCAAATGGAGGTTGTGGGTACAGGCTACCAACGCCAGGCAGGCGGCTAACCGATAAGCGGTCCTAAAAACCCGCGAAAAG is a genomic window of Candidatus Methylocalor cossyra containing:
- the ubiH gene encoding 2-octaprenyl-6-methoxyphenyl hydroxylase, which gives rise to MVYDYDVVIVGGGLVGGSLALALRDAPLRVAVVEAASITERLSLAAGDRALALARGTVQILDGLGVWPAVRPHAMPIRHIHVSDRGHFGKTRLHAADKGVDSLGQVVLARVLEEAIDRALETLPWTRFCPARVVGLQAGRDGICINLRQDRDDLPLTARLVVAADGGSSTVRRLLGIEQGVQDYGQTALVTAVRTDRDTAYTAYERFTAAGPLALLPLERHRSAVVWTLPHGEAAERLHQTEAEFIAQLQEVFGYWLGRLELAAPRQGFPLKLIRAEKMVDRRVVLIGNALHQLHPVAGQGFNLGLRDAALLAERLFTQAAFGDDIGDPLFLARYAQTRQRDLARVIRFTDGLVRVFSNAAPPLVLARNLALFALDRLPPAKRLLSRYAMGYGAGL